One genomic window of Carassius auratus strain Wakin chromosome 14, ASM336829v1, whole genome shotgun sequence includes the following:
- the LOC113114385 gene encoding tripartite motif-containing protein 16-like, protein MAEARVSQDELLCPLCLDLLKDPVAIPCGHSYCKICITDCWDQEDQKRVYSCPQCRQTFSPRPALSRNTILAEVVEKLEKTRLSDDCYAGAGDVQCDVCTGRKYKAVKSCLVCLNSYCQNHLKQHESWFKGKKHNLTDATGRLQEMICQKHEKILEVFCHTDQKCICVLCTINEHKNHDTVSATAQRTEKQKQLKETQKTLQQRIQQREKDLQQLRETVESQKRSAQTAVEDSERIFTELIRSIERSRSELIRLIRDQEKTAVSRAEERLERLEQEINDLRRRDTELEQLSHTQDHIQFQQSFQSLSAPPESTDVNDTPFSSLVSFDYLSESVHQLRDKLEDFCKEELKKISDRAIFTNIVPRTRDDFLQYSHQLTLDLNTVNKRLRLSENNRVITNTGTDQPYPDHPDRFDQWSQVLCRESVCGRCYWEIEWSGDVYISVSYKSISRKGYGNACLFGYNDQSWSLFCSPSSYLFMHNNVKTDVSVKSISSRIGVFVDHREGTLSFYSVSDTMSLIHTVHTTFTQPLYPGFWVCIGSSVKLC, encoded by the exons atggcagaagccagaGTTTCCCAGGATGAGTTATTGTGTCCACtgtgtctggatctcctgaaggatccagtggctattccctgtggacacagttactgtaagatctgtattacagactgctgggatcaagaggatcagaagagagtctacagctgtcctcagtgcagacagaccttcagtccaagacctgctttatcTAGAAACACCATActggctgaagtggtggagaaactgGAGAAGACCAGACTCTCTGATGACTGTTacgctggagctggagatgtgcagtgtgacgtctgtactggaagaaaatacaaaGCCGTCAAATCCTGTTTGGTGTGTCTGAACTCTTACTGTCAGAATCACCTCAAACAACATGAGAGTTGGTTTAAAGGAAAGAAACACAATCTGACTGATgccactggacgactgcaggagatgatctgccagaaacatgagaagatcctcgaagttTTCTGTCACACTGACcagaaatgtatatgtgtgcTTTGTACGATTAATGAACATAAAAACCACGACACTGTATCAGCGACAGCacagaggacagagaaacag aagcagctgaaggagactcagaagacgctccagcagagaatccagcagagagagaaagatctccagcagctgagagagactgtggagtctcagaag cgctctgcacagacagcagtggaggacagtgagaggatctttactgagctcatccgctccattgagagaagccgctctgagctgatacgactgatcagagatcaggaaaagactgcagtgagtcgagctgaagaacgactggagcgactggagcaggagatcaatgatctgaggaggagagacactgagctggagcagctttcacacacacaggatcacatccagttccaGCAG agtttccagtctctctcagcacctcctgaatctacagaTGTAAATGACACTCCCTTCAGTTCTCTCGTCTCTTTTGATTATCTGAGCgaatctgtccatcagctgagagacaaactggaggatttctgcaaagaggagctcaagaagatctcagacagag CCATATTCACCAACATTGTTCCCAGAACCAGGGAcgacttcctacaat attcccatcagctcactctggatctgaacacagtgaatAAACGACTCCgtctgtctgagaacaacagagtAATTACTAACACTGGCACAGATcagccgtatcctgatcatccagacagatttgatcaGTGGTcacaggtgttgtgtagagagagtgtgtgtggacgctgttactgggagattgagtggagtggagatgtttatatatcagtgtcatataagagcatcagcaggaagggataTGGTAATGCGTGTTTGTTTGGatataatgatcagtcctggagtttgttcTGCTCTCCCTCCAGTTACTTATTTATGCACAATAACGTAAAGACTGATGTCTCTGTGAAGTCCATCAGcagtagaataggagtgtttgtggatcacagagaaggaactctgtccttctacagcgtctctgacacaatgagcctcatccacacagtccacaccacattcactcagccgctctatcctgggttttggGTTTGTAttggatcatcagtgaaactgtgttga